A single window of Granulicella mallensis MP5ACTX8 DNA harbors:
- a CDS encoding GNAT family N-acetyltransferase: MILSIDPFANPVWNALQTTHQGLALTAGRACKYPQDVAPFAAVAENTPEAFRELHSLLLPGETTHVVNEKPPEVAGLLSEGTFACLQMAFPLASALPETKPLEIAPLTCADAAAMVDLTSIAFPGFFRSRTCLMGSYYGVWENGKLIAMGGERMIMNPWREISGVCTHPEHRGKGYAPRIMTQLLQDHRDAGRTSCLHVVSTNRTAIELYRRMGFSVLREIQLHRVSRIDSD; encoded by the coding sequence TTGATTTTGAGCATCGATCCCTTCGCCAACCCGGTCTGGAATGCGCTGCAGACGACCCATCAAGGGCTCGCTCTGACCGCAGGAAGAGCCTGCAAGTACCCGCAGGATGTCGCTCCCTTCGCCGCGGTGGCCGAAAACACCCCCGAAGCGTTCCGCGAGCTGCATTCCCTGCTTCTGCCCGGCGAGACCACCCATGTAGTCAATGAAAAACCGCCGGAGGTGGCTGGCCTGCTTTCGGAGGGCACCTTTGCCTGCCTGCAGATGGCCTTCCCCTTGGCATCAGCCCTCCCTGAAACGAAGCCCCTCGAAATTGCCCCACTCACCTGTGCCGATGCAGCCGCCATGGTGGACCTCACCTCGATTGCCTTTCCTGGCTTCTTTCGCAGCCGTACCTGCTTGATGGGCAGTTACTACGGCGTATGGGAGAACGGAAAGCTGATCGCCATGGGAGGCGAGCGGATGATCATGAATCCCTGGCGTGAGATCAGCGGCGTCTGCACCCATCCGGAACACCGCGGCAAAGGCTATGCGCCGCGAATCATGACGCAGTTGCTGCAGGACCATCGCGACGCCGGTCGCACCTCGTGCCTGCACGTGGTCTCGACGAACCGGACCGCCATTGAGCTCTATCGGCGCATGGGGTTCTCCGTCCTGCGTGAGATTCAGCTTCATCGGGTATCGAGAATCGATTCTGATTAA
- the rpsL gene encoding 30S ribosomal protein S12, which translates to MPTFHQLVKQGRTPTRYKTASPALQGSPQRRGVCTRVYTQTPKKPNSALRKVARVRLTNGIEVTTYIPGIGHNLQEHSIVLIRGGRVKDLPGVRYHVVRGTLDSVGVANRKQSRSKYGAKRPKAAAK; encoded by the coding sequence GTGCCTACGTTTCATCAGCTCGTAAAGCAGGGCCGCACGCCGACCCGCTACAAGACCGCCTCGCCTGCGCTGCAGGGTTCGCCCCAGCGTCGTGGTGTTTGCACTCGCGTTTACACTCAGACCCCCAAGAAGCCGAACTCGGCGCTGCGTAAGGTTGCGCGTGTTCGCCTGACCAACGGTATTGAGGTCACCACCTATATCCCGGGCATCGGCCACAACCTGCAGGAGCACTCGATTGTGCTCATCCGCGGCGGCCGTGTGAAGGATCTGCCGGGTGTTCGTTATCACGTGGTTCGCGGAACGCTCGACTCGGTCGGCGTTGCCAACCGCAAGCAGAGCCGCTCGAAGTACGGCGCGAAGCGTCCGAAGGCTGCTGCCAAGTAA
- the rpsG gene encoding 30S ribosomal protein S7 gives MPRKGYIAKREVAADPIYGSTLVTKFVNSMMWGGKKSTAQGIFYEAMTNLEAKGGDEALKLFKKAVENVKPMLEVKSRRVGGANYQVPIEVNPERRTSLAIRWLVTYGRARGEKGMVEKLTAELLDAANGRGAAMKKKEDVHRMAEANKAFAHYRW, from the coding sequence ATGCCTAGAAAAGGTTACATTGCCAAGCGTGAAGTCGCAGCCGATCCGATTTACGGCTCGACCCTGGTTACGAAGTTCGTCAACAGCATGATGTGGGGTGGCAAGAAGTCCACCGCGCAGGGAATTTTCTACGAGGCGATGACCAACCTCGAAGCGAAGGGTGGCGATGAGGCCCTCAAGCTCTTCAAGAAGGCTGTCGAGAACGTCAAGCCCATGCTGGAAGTGAAGTCTCGCCGTGTTGGCGGTGCGAACTATCAGGTGCCGATCGAAGTCAATCCTGAGCGCCGTACCTCGCTGGCGATTCGCTGGCTCGTGACCTACGGTCGCGCCCGTGGCGAAAAGGGAATGGTTGAGAAGCTCACGGCTGAGCTGCTGGACGCGGCTAACGGCCGTGGCGCCGCGATGAAGAAGAAGGAAGACGTTCATCGTATGGCTGAAGCAAACAAGGCCTTCGCTCACTACCGCTGGTAG
- the fusA gene encoding elongation factor G, whose amino-acid sequence MARTVPLAKCRNIGIMAHIDAGKTTTTERILFYTGVNHRIGEVHEGTATMDWMEQEQERGITITSAATTCTWNGIRINIIDTPGHVDFTAEVERSLRVLDGACACFDSVQGVQPQSETVWRQANKYKVPRICFINKMDKAGANFEYAVSTIVNRLGARAVPIQIPIGEEAKFAGVVDLVEMRAILWHDETMGAKYSVEEIPAGLRANAEKLRGELIEAVADSDEEVMNKYLEGEEISIAEIKRAIRKATIAMNIFPVLCGSSFKNKGVQTLLDAVVEYLPSPLDVPPIEGTEPGEPEVKLVRHADDTEPLAALGFKIMTDPFVGQLIFIRIYSGVLKTGDSVLNPRTGKTERIGRLLKMHANKREEITEIMAGDICAAVGLKNLNTGDTICSDKAPILLESIDFPAPVIEVAVEPKTKVDQEKMGMALAKLAQEDPTFKVRTDITNGQTIISGMGELHLEIIVDRMMREYKVEANVGKPQVNYRETIRSNGEAEGKYIRQTGGSGNYGHAKIRISPNEPGKGYEFSNDTKGGTIPKEYIKPIDQGIQEAMLGGILAGYEMVDIKVSLYDGSYHDVDSNEMAFKIAGSMAFKEAARKAKPVLLEPVMAVEVTVPEEYMGTIIGDLNSRRGRIEGMEMVGGVQAIKATVPLSNMFGYATAMRGSTQGRANFSMEFKQYEEAPRSVSEEIIAKVQGKDK is encoded by the coding sequence GTGGCACGCACAGTACCTCTCGCAAAATGTCGGAATATTGGCATCATGGCTCACATCGACGCCGGCAAGACGACGACGACCGAGCGCATCCTCTTCTATACGGGTGTCAATCACCGTATCGGTGAGGTGCACGAGGGCACCGCAACCATGGACTGGATGGAGCAGGAGCAGGAGCGTGGCATTACGATCACCTCTGCTGCGACCACCTGCACCTGGAACGGTATTCGCATCAACATCATCGATACCCCGGGTCACGTGGACTTCACCGCTGAGGTGGAGCGTTCTCTGCGAGTGCTCGACGGCGCTTGCGCCTGCTTTGACTCTGTTCAGGGCGTGCAGCCCCAGTCGGAGACGGTGTGGCGCCAGGCTAACAAGTACAAGGTTCCCCGTATCTGCTTCATCAATAAGATGGACAAGGCCGGTGCGAACTTCGAATATGCCGTTTCGACCATCGTGAACCGCCTCGGCGCTCGCGCTGTGCCGATTCAGATTCCTATCGGCGAAGAGGCGAAGTTTGCCGGTGTCGTCGATCTCGTCGAGATGCGTGCCATTCTCTGGCATGACGAGACGATGGGTGCGAAGTACTCCGTCGAAGAGATTCCTGCCGGTCTCCGTGCGAATGCTGAGAAGCTCCGCGGCGAGTTGATCGAGGCGGTTGCCGACTCCGACGAAGAGGTCATGAACAAGTACCTCGAGGGCGAAGAGATCTCGATTGCAGAAATCAAGCGCGCCATTCGCAAGGCGACCATCGCGATGAACATCTTCCCGGTGCTCTGCGGTTCGTCCTTCAAGAACAAGGGTGTGCAGACGCTGCTCGACGCAGTTGTCGAGTATCTGCCCAGCCCGCTCGACGTTCCGCCTATCGAAGGCACCGAGCCTGGCGAGCCTGAGGTCAAGCTGGTTCGTCATGCCGACGATACCGAGCCTCTTGCTGCTCTCGGTTTCAAGATCATGACGGATCCGTTCGTCGGCCAGTTGATCTTTATCCGTATTTACTCGGGCGTGCTCAAGACCGGCGATTCGGTCCTGAATCCGCGTACCGGCAAGACCGAGCGCATCGGCCGCCTGCTGAAGATGCACGCCAACAAGCGTGAAGAGATTACCGAGATCATGGCGGGCGATATCTGCGCCGCTGTCGGTCTCAAGAACCTCAACACGGGCGACACGATCTGCAGCGATAAGGCTCCGATTCTTCTCGAGTCCATCGATTTCCCGGCACCGGTGATCGAGGTTGCTGTCGAGCCGAAGACCAAGGTCGACCAGGAAAAGATGGGCATGGCTCTGGCCAAGCTCGCGCAGGAAGATCCTACGTTCAAGGTTCGTACCGATATCACCAACGGCCAGACGATCATCTCCGGTATGGGTGAGCTTCACCTCGAGATCATCGTCGACCGCATGATGCGTGAGTACAAGGTCGAGGCCAACGTTGGTAAGCCCCAGGTGAACTACCGCGAGACGATCCGCTCCAACGGCGAAGCCGAAGGCAAGTACATTCGCCAGACGGGCGGTTCGGGTAACTACGGTCACGCGAAGATTCGCATCTCGCCGAACGAGCCGGGTAAGGGCTACGAGTTCTCCAACGATACCAAGGGCGGCACGATCCCCAAGGAGTACATCAAGCCGATCGACCAGGGTATTCAGGAAGCGATGCTCGGCGGTATCCTTGCCGGCTACGAGATGGTCGATATCAAGGTTTCGCTCTACGACGGCAGCTATCACGACGTCGACTCGAACGAAATGGCCTTCAAGATCGCCGGTTCGATGGCGTTCAAGGAAGCTGCTCGCAAGGCAAAGCCGGTTCTGCTCGAGCCTGTGATGGCGGTTGAAGTGACGGTTCCCGAGGAGTATATGGGAACCATCATCGGCGATTTGAACTCGCGCCGTGGCCGTATCGAAGGCATGGAGATGGTCGGCGGCGTTCAGGCGATCAAGGCTACAGTGCCACTGTCGAACATGTTCGGTTATGCCACTGCCATGCGTGGATCCACGCAGGGACGCGCGAACTTCTCGATGGAGTTCAAGCAGTACGAAGAGGCGCCGCGCTCGGTCTCGGAAGAGATCATCGCAAAGGTGCAGGGCAAAGATAAGTAA
- the tuf gene encoding elongation factor Tu, translating into MAKEKFDRSKPHVNIGTIGHIDHGKTTLTAAITKVLSKHNPKNSFRSFDTIDNAPEERERGITISTSHVEYETPNRHYAHVDCPGHADYIKNMITGAAQMDGAILVVAATDGPMPQTKEHVLLARQVGVPYIVVFLNKCDAVEDEELIELVEMEVRELLSKYEYPGDETPIIRGSALGALNGEAQWEAKIDELMAAVDKYIPQPDRLVDLPFLMPIEDIFSISGRGTVVTGRIERGKVKVGEAAEIVGFRDTQNTVVTGVEMFKKQLDEGLAGDNAGLLLRGIAKEDVERGMVLAKPGSIKPHTQFKGEIYVLSKEEGGRHTPFFNGYRPQFYFRTTDVTGSAKLPEGTEMVMPGDNISLEITLHTPVAMEKGLRFAIREGGRTVGAGTISEIIK; encoded by the coding sequence ATGGCGAAGGAAAAGTTTGATCGCAGCAAACCGCATGTGAATATCGGTACGATTGGTCACATTGATCACGGCAAGACGACGCTGACGGCGGCGATTACGAAGGTATTGTCGAAGCACAACCCGAAGAACAGCTTCCGTTCGTTCGACACGATCGACAATGCTCCGGAAGAGCGCGAGCGCGGTATCACGATCTCGACCTCTCACGTAGAGTACGAGACGCCGAACCGTCACTATGCGCACGTAGATTGCCCGGGCCACGCCGACTACATCAAGAACATGATCACCGGCGCAGCGCAGATGGACGGCGCGATTCTCGTCGTTGCGGCCACGGATGGCCCGATGCCCCAGACCAAGGAGCACGTACTGTTGGCTCGCCAGGTAGGCGTGCCGTACATCGTGGTGTTCCTGAACAAGTGCGATGCCGTGGAAGACGAAGAGCTGATCGAGCTGGTCGAGATGGAAGTTCGCGAGTTGCTGTCGAAGTACGAGTACCCTGGCGACGAGACTCCGATCATCCGCGGTTCTGCTCTGGGCGCGCTGAATGGCGAAGCTCAGTGGGAAGCCAAGATCGACGAGCTGATGGCAGCGGTGGACAAGTACATTCCGCAGCCTGACCGCCTGGTCGACCTGCCGTTCCTGATGCCGATCGAAGACATCTTCTCGATCTCGGGTCGTGGAACCGTAGTAACAGGCCGTATCGAGCGCGGCAAGGTGAAGGTTGGCGAGGCGGCTGAGATTGTCGGGTTCCGCGATACGCAGAACACGGTGGTTACGGGCGTTGAGATGTTCAAGAAGCAGCTGGACGAAGGTCTGGCTGGTGACAACGCTGGACTGCTTCTGCGCGGTATCGCGAAGGAAGACGTGGAGCGCGGGATGGTTCTGGCCAAGCCGGGATCGATCAAGCCGCACACCCAGTTCAAGGGCGAGATCTACGTTCTGAGCAAGGAAGAAGGCGGACGTCACACTCCGTTCTTCAACGGCTACCGTCCCCAGTTCTACTTCCGCACCACGGACGTAACGGGATCGGCGAAGCTTCCTGAGGGAACCGAGATGGTGATGCCTGGCGATAACATCTCGCTGGAGATCACGCTGCACACCCCGGTGGCGATGGAGAAGGGCCTGCGCTTCGCGATCCGCGAAGGTGGCCGTACCGTCGGCGCGGGTACCATCTCCGAGATCATCAAGTAA
- the rpsJ gene encoding 30S ribosomal protein S10: MAQQRIRIRLKAYDYRVLDVSTSEIVETAKRTGAQVAGPIPLPTMKNKYCVLRSPHVDKKSREAFEIRTHKRLIDILEPTQQTVDALMKLDLPAGVDVEIKTVTK, encoded by the coding sequence ATGGCACAGCAGCGCATTCGCATTCGTCTCAAGGCTTATGACTACCGCGTCCTGGACGTCTCCACCAGCGAGATCGTCGAGACGGCCAAGCGCACTGGCGCACAGGTTGCGGGACCGATTCCCCTGCCGACGATGAAGAACAAGTATTGCGTTCTGCGCTCGCCCCACGTCGACAAGAAGTCGCGCGAGGCCTTCGAGATCCGCACGCACAAGCGTCTGATCGACATCCTTGAGCCCACGCAGCAGACCGTCGACGCGCTCATGAAGCTCGACCTGCCGGCAGGTGTGGACGTAGAGATCAAGACGGTTACCAAGTAA
- the rplC gene encoding 50S ribosomal protein L3 has translation MSVTGILGKKIGMTQLFDDRGDIHPVTVLKVGPCVITQLKTQQTDGYSAAQIGLVEFVKASKINKAMTGHFAKSNVPPVREIREVQIEFVEEGEEAPKAGDRVTVEIFNETRFVDVIGNSKGRGFAGVIRRHGFGGGPKSHGHMFQVQGSIGASSFPSRVFPGQRMPGHMGTNQVTVRNLRIRGIDVEDNLLLVEGAVPGARDGYVLVSKAVAPPRERRGFAGAATKDALKASKKAAAPKKK, from the coding sequence ATGTCAGTTACAGGAATTCTCGGTAAGAAGATCGGCATGACGCAGTTGTTCGATGATCGCGGTGATATTCACCCGGTTACGGTGCTGAAGGTTGGCCCATGCGTTATCACGCAGCTCAAGACCCAGCAGACGGACGGCTACAGCGCCGCCCAGATCGGTCTCGTTGAGTTCGTCAAGGCTTCCAAGATCAACAAGGCCATGACCGGACACTTCGCGAAGTCGAATGTGCCTCCTGTCAGGGAGATCCGCGAAGTTCAGATCGAGTTCGTTGAAGAGGGTGAAGAGGCGCCGAAGGCAGGCGATCGCGTCACGGTTGAGATCTTCAATGAGACCCGTTTTGTCGACGTGATCGGCAACTCCAAGGGTCGCGGTTTTGCGGGCGTCATTCGCCGTCACGGTTTTGGTGGCGGTCCCAAGTCGCACGGTCATATGTTCCAGGTGCAGGGCTCTATCGGCGCTTCGTCGTTCCCCTCGCGCGTGTTCCCTGGTCAGCGTATGCCTGGCCACATGGGCACCAACCAGGTGACGGTTCGCAACCTCCGCATTCGCGGCATCGACGTAGAGGACAACCTCCTCCTCGTTGAGGGCGCGGTTCCCGGAGCTCGTGATGGATACGTTCTCGTTTCGAAGGCCGTTGCTCCGCCGCGTGAGCGTCGTGGATTTGCCGGTGCCGCTACGAAGGACGCGTTGAAGGCTTCCAAGAAGGCAGCAGCACCTAAGAAGAAGTAA
- the rplD gene encoding 50S ribosomal protein L4 produces the protein MANINVVNLTGAKVGEFELDEVFAGEVNEALLWEAVKHYRASLRQGTHATKNRKLVSGAGKKLWKQKGTGRARVGSIRTPLWRGGGTVHGPQPRSYEYAFPRKKLMGALRSAIASKIADGKFTVVENFDVSEGKTKLYRTALNKLEAKKTALLVETSQQLSEKLYLGSRNLQGVELVLSSEVHPYDLLKYEHAIFSKSALEALQETLKKSVSKRKHAEKEAA, from the coding sequence ATGGCAAACATCAACGTAGTCAATCTCACGGGAGCCAAGGTCGGCGAGTTCGAGCTCGACGAGGTTTTCGCGGGAGAAGTAAACGAGGCTCTGCTCTGGGAGGCGGTCAAGCACTATCGCGCCAGCCTTCGTCAGGGTACGCACGCCACCAAGAATCGTAAGCTCGTCTCCGGCGCAGGTAAGAAGCTGTGGAAGCAGAAGGGCACGGGCCGTGCCCGCGTCGGTTCGATCCGCACTCCCCTCTGGCGTGGCGGCGGTACGGTCCACGGACCTCAGCCGCGCAGCTATGAGTATGCTTTCCCGCGCAAGAAGCTGATGGGCGCTCTGCGCTCGGCTATCGCTTCGAAGATTGCTGACGGCAAGTTCACCGTGGTTGAGAATTTCGATGTGAGCGAAGGCAAGACCAAGCTCTATCGCACCGCTCTGAACAAGCTCGAAGCGAAGAAGACCGCGCTCCTGGTGGAGACCTCGCAGCAGCTCAGCGAGAAGCTCTATCTCGGTTCGCGTAACCTTCAGGGTGTGGAGCTGGTGCTCTCGTCCGAGGTTCACCCCTACGATCTGCTCAAGTATGAGCACGCGATCTTCTCGAAGTCCGCGCTCGAGGCCCTGCAGGAGACGCTGAAGAAGTCCGTTTCCAAGCGCAAGCACGCTGAGAAGGAGGCTGCATAA
- a CDS encoding 50S ribosomal protein L23, protein MPTVYNVIRRPLITEKALTSREVEGSLVFEVAANASKTEVKQAVEHLFNVKVASIRTANVVGKERRRGKFAGFLPDWKKAYVRLKAGEKVPDFAAEI, encoded by the coding sequence ATGCCTACCGTTTATAACGTCATTCGTCGTCCGCTCATCACCGAGAAGGCCCTGACGAGCCGTGAAGTTGAAGGCTCGCTCGTATTCGAGGTTGCCGCCAATGCCAGCAAGACCGAGGTCAAGCAGGCTGTCGAGCACCTCTTCAACGTCAAGGTTGCGAGCATTCGCACCGCCAACGTTGTAGGCAAAGAGCGTCGTCGTGGCAAGTTCGCTGGTTTCCTCCCCGACTGGAAGAAGGCGTATGTCCGCCTGAAGGCCGGCGAGAAGGTTCCCGACTTCGCTGCAGAGATTTAG
- the rplB gene encoding 50S ribosomal protein L2: MPIKSFRPITPTLRFQTKLVNDDITTDKPYKPLLAVKPRTGGRNNMGKMVIRHQGGGHKQKLRLIDFKRDKYGIPGTVATVEYDPNRSSRIALINYADGEKRYIIQPVGLKVGQKIMSGPEADILIGNALPLKFIPTGTIVHNIELRPGKGAQMARSAGAQVNLIAKEGDYALLKLPSGETRKVLVECMATIGQVGNTDHENVTIGKAGRNRWKGIRPANRGVSMNPVDHPHGGGEGKTSGGRHPVTPWGQPTRGYKTRNNKRTDTFIVQRRTK, encoded by the coding sequence ATGCCGATTAAGAGTTTCCGTCCGATTACGCCGACCCTCCGCTTCCAGACGAAGCTGGTCAATGACGATATCACGACCGATAAGCCGTATAAGCCGCTGCTGGCTGTAAAGCCGCGCACCGGCGGCCGTAACAACATGGGCAAGATGGTCATCCGCCACCAGGGCGGAGGCCACAAGCAGAAGCTGCGCCTCATCGACTTCAAGCGCGACAAGTACGGTATCCCCGGCACCGTCGCGACCGTTGAATACGATCCGAACCGCAGCTCTCGCATCGCGCTCATCAACTACGCGGACGGTGAGAAGCGCTACATCATTCAGCCGGTTGGGCTGAAGGTTGGGCAGAAGATCATGAGCGGCCCCGAGGCCGACATCCTGATCGGCAACGCCCTGCCGCTCAAGTTCATCCCTACCGGTACGATCGTTCATAACATCGAACTCCGTCCTGGCAAGGGTGCGCAGATGGCGCGTTCGGCCGGCGCACAGGTCAACCTGATCGCGAAGGAAGGCGACTACGCCCTCCTGAAGCTGCCCTCCGGCGAAACTCGCAAGGTACTCGTAGAGTGCATGGCGACGATCGGCCAGGTCGGCAACACCGATCACGAGAACGTCACGATCGGTAAGGCTGGACGCAACCGCTGGAAGGGCATTCGCCCGGCTAACCGCGGCGTCTCGATGAACCCGGTCGATCACCCGCACGGTGGTGGTGAAGGTAAGACCTCAGGTGGCCGTCACCCGGTTACGCCGTGGGGCCAGCCGACCCGTGGCTACAAGACTCGTAACAATAAGCGCACTGATACGTTCATCGTTCAGCGTCGCACGAAGTAA
- the rpsS gene encoding 30S ribosomal protein S19, whose amino-acid sequence MSRSTKKGPFIDAHLMVKIDTMNAANDKKVIRTWSRRSTIHPDMVGHTIAVHNGRKFIPVYCTENMVGHKLGEFSATRTFKGHSAKAGDTAKAK is encoded by the coding sequence ATGTCACGTTCGACAAAGAAAGGCCCGTTCATCGACGCTCACCTGATGGTGAAGATCGACACCATGAACGCCGCCAACGACAAGAAGGTCATCCGCACCTGGTCGCGCCGGTCCACCATCCATCCCGACATGGTTGGTCACACCATCGCTGTGCACAATGGGCGCAAGTTCATTCCGGTCTACTGCACCGAAAACATGGTTGGGCACAAGCTCGGCGAGTTCTCGGCTACCCGCACCTTCAAGGGCCACTCCGCGAAGGCTGGCGACACAGCGAAGGCGAAGTAA
- the rplV gene encoding 50S ribosomal protein L22 codes for MAKVTAPKAPEFRAEAKFQRGSPQKAKLVLDLIKGQRVEAAINTVAFTNKRWSPIVEKVLRSAVQNAVYLSGEQGLDVDVDNLYVKTAIANEGPRMKRIRPAPMGRAFRYQRRISHIIITVAEKKSAATANVEAPAAPAKKTAGKPAAKKAATKAPAKKAAAKKAPAKKAAAK; via the coding sequence ATGGCAAAAGTAACAGCACCGAAAGCTCCCGAGTTCCGCGCCGAGGCCAAATTCCAGCGCGGCAGTCCGCAGAAGGCCAAGCTCGTGCTCGACCTCATCAAGGGTCAGCGCGTTGAGGCCGCCATCAACACGGTCGCGTTCACCAACAAGCGTTGGTCCCCGATCGTCGAGAAGGTACTGCGTTCGGCAGTGCAGAATGCCGTGTATCTCTCCGGCGAGCAGGGCCTGGACGTCGACGTCGATAACCTCTACGTCAAGACGGCTATCGCGAACGAAGGCCCTCGCATGAAGCGTATCCGCCCTGCTCCAATGGGACGCGCCTTCCGCTACCAGCGCCGTATCTCGCACATCATCATCACCGTAGCGGAGAAGAAGTCTGCTGCAACGGCTAACGTTGAGGCTCCAGCTGCACCGGCGAAGAAGACTGCCGGCAAGCCCGCCGCGAAGAAGGCCGCTACCAAGGCTCCAGCCAAGAAAGCTGCTGCCAAGAAGGCTCCAGCGAAGAAGGCTGCTGCTAAGTAG
- the rpsC gene encoding 30S ribosomal protein S3: MGQKVHPYGFRLGINKPWKSRWFTERGFDKLLVEDVKLKAELREKLKAAGVSSVEVERPGNKLRLIIRTARPGIIIGRKGAEIDKLKADIQKRTNREVFIDILEVNKPELDAQLVAENIALQLEKRVSFRRAMRKSVDSALRFGCKGIKVRVSGRLNGNEIARSEWYLQGRLPLHTLRADIDYGFAEAHTTYGIIGVKTWVYRGDIYEQKKRREPAPVTTGAF, translated from the coding sequence ATGGGACAGAAAGTCCATCCGTATGGATTCCGACTCGGCATCAACAAACCGTGGAAGTCGCGGTGGTTCACCGAGCGCGGTTTTGACAAGCTGCTGGTTGAGGATGTCAAGCTGAAGGCAGAGCTTCGTGAGAAGCTGAAGGCCGCCGGCGTCAGCTCCGTCGAGGTCGAGCGCCCCGGCAACAAGCTGCGCCTCATCATCCGCACCGCGCGTCCGGGTATCATCATCGGCCGCAAGGGCGCGGAGATCGATAAGCTCAAGGCCGATATCCAGAAGCGGACCAACCGCGAGGTCTTTATCGACATCCTCGAGGTTAACAAGCCGGAGCTCGATGCTCAGCTCGTCGCCGAGAACATCGCGCTGCAGCTCGAGAAGCGCGTTTCGTTCCGCCGTGCGATGCGTAAGAGCGTCGATTCGGCGCTGCGTTTCGGCTGCAAGGGCATCAAGGTCCGCGTTTCGGGCCGCCTGAACGGTAACGAAATCGCACGCTCGGAGTGGTATCTCCAGGGCCGTCTGCCGCTGCATACGCTGCGCGCCGACATCGACTACGGTTTTGCCGAGGCGCACACCACCTACGGCATCATCGGTGTCAAGACTTGGGTCTATCGCGGCGATATTTACGAGCAGAAGAAGCGTCGCGAACCGGCTCCTGTCACGACCGGCGCGTTCTAA